One region of Heptranchias perlo isolate sHepPer1 unplaced genomic scaffold, sHepPer1.hap1 HAP1_SCAFFOLD_897, whole genome shotgun sequence genomic DNA includes:
- the LOC137319803 gene encoding E3 ubiquitin/ISG15 ligase TRIM25-like gives MEPGALEDELTCAVCLQVYQDPVVLSCQHSFCLKCIEGVWAQTPGPEGFECPQCRQKFNPRPSLKRNFTLCNIVEKYNQSQPPADSARVVCDACIENPSPAVKTCLFCLASFCSLHLKPHLLKEAYKDHTLIEPVADLTDRQCVDHKKVLEFYCKDDAECVCVSCIIIGKHKSHTLLSLDQAQAAIKEELEREIGSLRGVQQNCSSKQRDFERSEAEIKTRINELKGKLSKSFSEWRRQLEEDEEYALKLIDEEGLRALSQIRSCSEALNKRMEQITLIDGESQRLVQRDHLSFIQGNDINAASTCFLCCVKHAMETEKRFLHVCTRFPGSCHDSFILRESNIPALFHAPNRLKGWLLGDKGNLLQSWLMIPVRNPISEAQSQCNDSHITTSLFHSRVTETQRVTDPDVPALTLNLSNISQLIQKRLNGSGKYHSDILGIIVPASTEYRGPSNVTPPPHSSSGAAPVPGNVLQLSTGITGRAGISQGQRSPMSLDPKTVNWNLVLSDDLRSVTRTEWKQPYPPHPERFKDRPQVLCSQSFSSGSHSWDTETDGKCWGIGIVCGSVEREGDKSDLRLSRKSWCLDFHYGSLTAAHYSQFTDLPLTPSNIRIRVQLDYEAGTLSFHRVTDSLRHLHTFQTTFTEPVFPAFYCGNKSLKLLN, from the exons ATGGAGCCCGGAGCTTTAGAGGATGAATTAacctgtgctgtgtgtctccaggtgtACCAGGACCCGGTGGTGTTGTCCTGTCAGCAcagtttctgtttgaaatgtattgaggGAGTTTGGGCCCAGACACCAGGCCCAGAAGGGTTTGAGTGTCCTCAGTGTCGCCAGAAATTCAACCCCAGGCCCAGTCTGAAGAGAAACTTCACGCTTTGTAATATTGTGGAAAAATACAACCAGTCACAGCCTCCTGCTGATTCAGCCCGTGTCGTGTGTGATGCGTGCATCGAGAATCCATCCCCAGCTGTCAAGACGTGTCTTTTTTGTTTGGCTTCCTTTTGCTCCCTTCATTTAAAACCACATTTACTGAAAGAGGCCTACAAAGATCACACCCTAATCGAACCTGTGGCTGATCTtacagacaggcagtgcgttGACCATAAGAAGGTTCTTGAATTCTACTGTAAAGAtgatgcagagtgtgtgtgtgtttcctgtataataatagggaaacataaatcccacacactgctgagcctggatcaggcacaagctgcaattaag gaagaattggagagagaaatcgGGAGTCTTCGGGGAGTCCAACAGAATTGTTCCAGCAAACAGCGAGACTTTGAGagatcagaagctgaaataaag ACACGAATCAATGAGCTGAAAGGAAAGCTATCGAAGAGCTTCTCTGAATGGAGGAGAcagctggaagaagatgaagaatacgCACTGAAACTGATCGATGAGGAGGGGCTCCGAGCTCTCTCTCAGATTAGAAGCTGTTCTGAAGCATTAAACAAGAGGATGGAACAGATTACATTAATAGATGGAGAAAGCCAGAGACTGGTACAGAGGGACCATCTCTCCTTTATTCAG GGAAACGAtatcaacgctgcctcaacgtgtttcctgtgctgtgtgaagcacgccatggaaacggag aaaagatttcttcacgtgtgcaccagattccctggcagctgccacgattccttcattctgcgggaatccaacatcccggccctcttccacgcaccaaacagacttaagggctggctcctcggagacaagggaaaCCTCCTGCAgtcgtggctcatgatacctgtgagaaaccccatcagcgaggcacagAGTCAgtgcaacgacagtcacatcaccaccag cctctttcattccagagtgactgagactcagagagtcacagacccagatgttccagcgctcaccctgaacctgtccaatatatctcaacttatccagaagaggctgaatggatcGGGAAAGTATCACTCAGACATACTGGGAATCATTG TGCCAGCTTCCACCGAATACAGGGGCCCATCGAACGTAACTCCTCCCCCACACAGCTCCTCTGGGGCAGCCCCTGTCCCAGGGAATGTCCTCCAGCTGTCGACTGGGATCACGGGAAGAGCGGGAATATCCCAAG ggcaaaggtcaccgatgagcctggatccaaagacagtaaactggaacttggttctgtctgatgatctgagatcagtaacaCGGACTGAATGGAAACAGCcctacccacctcacccagagaggtttaaagacCGTCCTCAAGTCCtctgctcccagagtttctcctcaGGATCCCATTCCTGGGATACAGAGACTGATGGGAAATGCTGGGGAATAgggattgtgtgtgggagtgtcgagagggagggggacaagtCTGATCTTAGGCTTAGCAGGAAATCCTGGTGTTTGGATTTTCATTATGGTTCTCTCACAGCCGCTCACTATTCCCAGTtcactgacctcccactgaccccgTCTAACATCAGGATCCGAGTTCAGTTGGACTATGAGGCCGGGACTCTGTCATTTCACcgggtcactgactcactgagacatttacacacatttcaaaccacattcactgaacccGTGTTTCCCGCATTTTATTGTGGGAATAAATCCCTAAAACTATTAAATTAA